A region from the Variovorax paradoxus genome encodes:
- a CDS encoding (2Fe-2S)-binding protein, whose amino-acid sequence MTASCGAEPLLHLQVNGRACSIAGVPREATLLHLLRNDLGLNGPKYGCGLGQCGACTVHVDGVAARACVIPAHGVAGRAITTLEGLGSHDRWHPVQAAFEDAQAAQCGYCLNGMVMQAAALLARDPQASEARIRSELSGNLCRCGTHIEILDAVQRAALRMREAVNS is encoded by the coding sequence CGGCCAGTTGCGGCGCTGAGCCGCTGCTGCACCTGCAGGTCAACGGCAGGGCCTGTTCGATCGCGGGCGTGCCGCGCGAGGCCACGCTGCTGCACCTGCTGCGCAACGACCTCGGCCTGAACGGGCCCAAATATGGCTGCGGCCTGGGCCAGTGCGGGGCCTGCACGGTGCATGTCGACGGCGTGGCGGCGCGTGCCTGCGTGATTCCCGCGCATGGCGTGGCGGGCCGCGCCATCACCACGCTCGAAGGGCTGGGCTCGCATGATCGCTGGCATCCGGTGCAAGCGGCATTCGAAGACGCGCAGGCCGCGCAGTGCGGCTACTGCCTGAACGGCATGGTCATGCAGGCCGCGGCGCTGCTCGCGCGCGATCCGCAGGCGAGCGAGGCGCGCATCCGCAGCGAACTCTCGGGCAACCTGTGCCGGTGCGGGACGCATATTGAAATACTGGATGCGGTGCAGCGGGCGGCGTTGCGCATGCGCGAGGCGGTGAACTCATGA